GACCGCGCAGACCCCGGTCGAGGTCGCCGGACCCGACGCGCACGATCTCGCGGGAGCTGCGGTCGCGGCGTCGGACGGTGCCGTCGCGCCGGACGACGACGTGACGATCGCGTGCGCGGGCGACATCGCACCCGCCGGGTTCACGCCGCTGGGGCCGGCGGTCGCCTTCGGACCGGCCGGCGCGGCCTCCGACCGACCGTTCACGTTCACGCTCCCCTACAAGGCGGCGCGGCTGCCGGCCGGCGCGACCCGCCGCCACGTGCGCATCGTCGCGCGCCGCCACGTCGGCGACGGCACGCCGTTCTTTGCGCCGGTGACGAACATGGCACACGACGAAACCGACCCGTTCGCATCGCGCGTGACGTTTCGCGCGCACGAGTTGGCCACGTACCAGGCCGTCGTCGCCGACGACGCCGGCCGCTCGGTCGACCGCCGCTACACGTTCCGCGCGATCATGGGCGTGTCGATGGGCGGCAATGCGGCCGTCCGCATCGGGCTCAAACACCACGACGAGTTCGACCTGATCGGCACGCTCGGCGGCGATCCCGGCATGTCGACCGCGTACCTCGTCAACCTGCTGCAGGAGTACCTGTTCGGCGGCTTCTGCACGGCGGCACACGAAGCGGCGGGGATCGGCGCCGTCGGCACCCTGTGCATCGATCAGCAGCGCCCCGTGTTCTCCGACCAGTTCGAGCGCCGCCAGGACTTCGAGCACATGCTGTACGAGGCGGGCGAAGGCACCGGGCTGACGTTGCGGCGCGAGCTGTACATCCGAGGCTTCCGCGACATGGCGCGCGCCTTCGGCAACCCGGCGCTGTACAACGCCGACAATCCGTACACGCCGCCGGGCGTGCCGCTCGACTACATCCGCACCGCCGACCGCTGTGGCGCCCCCATCGTGCTCACCGAGTTCTACGATCGCGAGTTCAATCCCGATGGCGCCAAGCCGGTCATCACGTTTTGCGACGGCGGCGATTCGCCGGCGCTCGGCATCGGCGTGTTCGACCCGGGCCTGCCGCAGGACAACCCATTTGAGCCGCTGCTCGCGGTCGATCTGAACGAAAATGGCGTGCGCGACGCCGGCGAACCGGTCATCGTCGATCCGTACGAGCCGTTCGCCGACGTCGGCACCGACGGGCTCGCGGACCCGGACGAGCCCGGCTACGACCCGGTCGCGAACCCCGACCCGAACGGCGACGACTACCACTGGCAGCGCAATCCGCTCGGCACCGAGGGCAACCTGGATCGGGACGATGGCGAGCCGTTCGAGGACGTCGGCCTCGACGGCGTCGCCGGCACCTGCCAACAGGGAGACGGCCCCAACTGCTACGACTACGGCGAGGGCGACGGCGAGTGGACGCGCAACCCCAACCAGGCGATGTGGCTGGAGACCGATGCGGCGTACATGCTCGGGCAGATGACCGCGCAACAGCGCGCGCGGATCAACATCTGGGCGGACGCCGGAATCCGCGACTTCCTCAACAACGCGGTCACCAACAACATGGGTGCCGCCCAAATGATCGCTGCGTACGGGTTGCCGATGCGCATCTACGATGGCTTCGCGCCGCTCGCCGGCGCGCCCAACGACGCGGTATACGACTTCGCCAAGGTCGACTGGTCGTCGATCCCGGCCAACGGCTACGTGCGCTACGGCGATCCCGACGCCACCGAGGACCAGATCCTCGCCGGCGACGGGCGCCACGTCGGCACCGCGCTACAGCTCGTCAACCGCATCACCACGATGTTCTACTGGTTGCAAGCGCAATGGCCTGGCGGCGACCGCAGGCCAGCGTCGGCCGGTCAAATCCTCGAGGACCTGTCGTTCGTGTCGCCGACGACGGGCCGCGAGACTCCCTATTCGCTGTTCTTGCCGCCCGGCTACGACGACAACCCCGACTTGACCTACCCGGTCGTCTATTTCCTGCACGGCTACGGCCAGTCGCCCGAGGATCTCGTGCTCGCGTCTGCGCTGTTCGAAAACTACATGACGAATCCCGACTGGCCCGAGGCGCAACGCTTCCAGAAGCTCATCATCGTGTACGTCGACGGGCTGTGCCGGCCCAAGCGCAACGGCGTCCCGGTCGACCCGGACGGCGATGGCTGCGAGCGCGGTACCTGGTACACCGACGCGCCGCTCGGCGGTCCGGCGCAGATGGAGACCCACCTGTTCGAGCTCATCGACTACATCGAGGCCCACTACCGCACGCGCCCGCCGGAAGTCCTGCCGTACACGCCGTGACGCCGATCGCGCGCCGGACGCGCCTACGGGGTCACGATGCTCACGCCGGCGCCCGCGAGCGCCCACACGCGGCCGAACCGATCGATCGCGAGATCGCGGACGTCGTCCGACAGCAGCCCGCGCCGCCGATCGAGCCGGCGAACCCGCGCGCCGTCGTACACGGCCAGTCCGCGCGGCGTCGCCATCCACAGCCGCCCGTCGGCGCCGACCGCGACCGCGTTGACCGCGCGCTGCAGCGGCCGCGGCGCCGACCACCGCTCGCCGTCGAACACGCCGACACCGACCCCGGTCGCGGCAAACACGATGCCGCCGGACGTGACCGCGATCCCCCGCACCAGTTCGCTCACCAGCCCGTCGCTTTCGCCGTAGACGCGAACGTCGCGGCCCGCGATGCGCACGGCGCCCTCGAGCGACGCGAGCCATACTTCCTGGTCGCCGAGAAACGCGATGTCGTTGGCCGTGATCGGGATCGGCAGCACGCCGCGCGCCAGGTCGGTCGCGTCGCGACTGGCGTGGTGGTATGCGACGAGCGCTAGCCCCAGGTCCACCTCGGCGGCGCCGTAGGCCAGCTCCTGGCCGGTGTCGTCCTCGTAGGTGAGCCCGATCCAGACCATGCCGCGCGGCGACCGCACCGCGAAGCTCACCCCCGCTCGCCGTCCGGGCGTGTCGATGTGGACGTCGTCCAGCGGCGTAAAGCCGCCGTCGGCGCGCGCGACCCGCACGCGCGGCTCGTCGCCGACGCGGTACAGGGCGTACACCTCGCCGTCGCCGCCGGCCACGACCGCGAATACGGTGGCATCCGGCGGCCCGGCGATCGGCGAAAACGCCGCGCCGTCGAACCGCCACGCGGTGCGCCCGCCGGTCGCGACGTAGCAGTCGGCCCGCGCGGCGCATGCGACCGAGATGCGACGGCCGGCACCGGCGAGGTCGCCGCGGCGCAGCCACTGAACGCGCCGCTGCCCGGGCGTGACGACCGCCGTTCCCTGGTCGCGGGTCCCGATGACCAGGCGGTCGTCCGCGGCCGCGAGCGCGATCGCGCCCGGCGGCACCGGCGCGTCGATCGCGCGAATCGTGAACGGCGAGCGCGACCGCGCGACGTCCGTGCCCGCGGCGAGGGGGACCAGGCGCGCGCCATCGCGGCGCAACCGGCGCGCCCCTGGCCGCGGGGCCGCCAGCGCGTACAGCCGCCGCGGCGTGAGTACGACGAGTTCGTCGCGGCGGCGTGCGGCCGCGAGCCACCGCACGTCCGGCGCGACGCGGAAGCTGGCCGCCTCGCCGTCCCGCACGATCGCGACGCGCTGCGCTCCGTCGGCGGCGTCACCCACGACAATCACCGCGCCGCCGGGCGCCTCCGCGAGAAACCGCACCGTGCGGACGGCCTGGTGGTCGGCCTCCGTGAGCTGAGCGAGCGTGCCGTCGATCCGGTGAACAAACAGGCCGTGCCCGGCCGTCCCGATCCACAGCGTGCCGGCGCGGTCGCGCGCGAGCGCCGTCACCGGCTGCGCCAGTCCCACGAGCCGCCAGTCCGCCTGCGGATCCGCGTACGCCAGGCCCGCCGGCCCGCCGACCCACACGCCGCCCGGCCCCGCCGGCGCCACCGCTCGCACGTCGGCCTCGATCGCAGACAGCGCCTCGGTCGGCGCCGGCGCGACACCGTCGAACACGCCCGCCTCGATGTCGTAGCGGCTCAGCCCGCCGTCGGTCGCGACCCACAGCCACCGGCGCCCCTCGTCGAGGGCGATCGCCATCACCCGATCGCCCGGCAACCCGTGGTCGGCCGTGAGCCACAGCCGCTGGCCGGTCGTGACGTCCCAGCGGTCCAGGCCGCGGCTCGTGGCCGCGAACACGTACGGCGACACCGCCGCGACCGACGACACCGGCGCGGTGTCCGTGAACGACCGAACGCGGACGGTCGCTCCGCGCGCCGGCACCGCGTCGCCGCCGCCGCGAGGACAGGCCGACAGCGCCCCGACCCCCACGGCGCACGCCCCGAGTATCCGTACCCAGCGGTGCATCCGGTCGCGGCAGCCTACCGCACGCGGCGACGGCGTGCCAAGGCGCCGCCGCGGCGACGGCGGGACGCCGGTGCCGCCCGATGGGACGGTCGACCCGCTGCGTTCGCCCGCATTCGCCGGCGCCGCCGACACGCCGGCCGTCCGCGCGCACATATCGGCGCGCTCGGCGCTGCCGCTGCGCGCTGCGCGGCGACCGCAGGCGCCGGCGTCGCGGTGGCGCCGCGTCCGGCCGGCCTGGCATAATGACGGCGATGGCCCGATCGCGACGCAAGCCGCCCGATCTGCGCGACGCGCTCGGCTCGTTCGTCCAGACGGCGCTCGAGCAGGTCGGCGCCGTGCGCGAGGTCGTCGAGCGCGGAGCCCAGGCGCAGCGGTCGCGCTACGACGCGATCCGGCTCGACCGCCGCCGGCGCGACGCGCTGGCGGCGCTCGGCGAGGCGGTGTACCGGCGAGCGGTGCGCGGCGCGCTCGGCGACCTGGCCGAGGATCCCGACATCGCCGAACACATCGACGAGATCGATGCGATCGACCAGCGCATCGAGGCGGCGGCGAGCCCGCGCGGCGGGTTCGCGGCGCGGTCCGGGTGGCCGCGCGGCCGCACCCGCGATGCGCGCGACGTACGCGTATGGCGGCCGGTTCCGCCGACCGCGGCGCCGCGCGCGCCGGACGACGACGACGAGCGCACCGACGCCGGCATGGCGGACCTGGCCGACCGCATCCGCCGCGAGGCCGCCGCCGCGGGCGACGCGCTCGCCGACGCGCTCGCGCCCCGCGCCGGCGCGGTCCGGTTCGACGACGCGTGGGACGACGACGACCTCGAGGAGTACATGCACGCCGACGACGTGCCGTCCCCCGCGGTCGACGCGGGGCGCGGCGCCGGGCGCCCCGACGCGCCCGACACCGCCGATCCTCCTGACCGGGCCGCCGGGCATGTGCCGGGCCGCGCCCGGCGGGCGACCCGCCGCAGCCGGCCCCGGCGCGGCCGCACCGACTGAGCGTGGACGCGGCGCTGCGCGCTCCGACGCAATGGCGCCCCATCGCGGCCGGGGCGGCGTATGCTCGCGCGGTGCCACGCCCGATCGCCGCGCCCGCCGCGCTCGCCCTGTGGACCGCCGCCAGTGCGTGCGGCGCCCCGCCCGACGCCGCCCCCGGCGACGCGAGCGCACCGGCACCTCCCGATGCGTCGCCCGCCGACGCGGCGCCGCCGGACACCCCGGCTCCCGACGCCGCCGCGCCGGGGCCGGACCTCACCCTCAACGCCGCGCGCGCGATCGCCGACCTGTCGGTCGAAGGCGACACGTTCGCCGCCGATGCATGCGAACTCGATCCGGCCGAGGCGTGCGTCGGCGCCCCGGGCGACCGGCGGCTTCTGCGGTTCGCGGTCGAGACGCCGAACCTGGGGCTCGAAGACCTGCAGCTCGGCCGCCCCTCGGCGGACAACCCCAACTACGTGTTCAGCGAGTGCCACGGCCACTATCACTTCGAGGGCTACGCGGTGTACCGGCTCGAGACGCCCGCCGGCGACCTCGTCGTCCCGGGCCGCAAGCAGGCGTTCTGTCTGCTCGACTGGCAGAAGTACGCGGCCGACGACCCGACGGTGAGCGACTCCGCGCGCTACGTGTGCAGCTTCCAGGGCATCCAGCGGGGCTGGTCGGACGTATACGAGGCGCGGCTGCCGTGCCAGTTCCTCGACATCACCGGCGTGCCCGACGGCGACTACGTCCTCGCGATCGAACTGAACGCCGAGCACCGCCTGCCCGAGATGCGCTACGACAACAACGTCGCGCGCATTCCCGTGCGCCTCGGCGATCCCGCGCTGTCCGGTCCGACCGAGCCGTGCCCCGCTGAGGTGGACGCGTACTCGACGCGCGGGGCCCACCGCGAATGCGGTTGGGATGCGCTGGGGACGTGGGAATGCGAGCCGGGCCGCCGGCTCCGCATCGGCTGCGCCGCGGCGTGCGGCCTGGGCGCGTGCACGGGGGACCCGATGCTTCGGGTCTGCGATCCGGCCGACCCGTGGGGCAACTGTTCGGCCACCCGCGCGCTCGGCGCCAACGACGACGCGTGCGGCAGCGCGTGCCCGCGGGTGCGCGACGTGGTGTGCCCGGCGTCCGGCCAGTTGGCCGTGTACGCCGCCGCGCGCGAACTCGGCGCCGCCTACACCTGTGAGGTCGATCTGGCGTACCCGTAGGGATGCGCGCCGGGGCGTGCGGCGACTTGACACCCCCGGTCTGCGCTGCTACTCAAGCAGCCACATACCGATCCCGTGGGGATATAGCTCAGTTGGGAGAGCGCTTGAATGGCATTCAAGAGGTCAGGGGTTCGACTCCCCTTATCTCCACCACGGACGCCCCGCCTCGCGGGGCGTTCGGCGTTTTCGGCGCCGCGCCGGCGCGCGCCGCGTCCGGGGCCGCGCGTATACTGGCGGCATGCGGGGACTCGCGATCGCGATCGGCGCGGCGGTCGCGCTGGCGCTCGCTGCGCCGGCCGCCGCGAAGGAACCGAGCAAGCGGGACAGGCGGCGGGCCGCGCAGCTCGTGCGCGACGCGCGGCGGGCCAAGAAGATGGGCGACCGCTACGCGGCGTCGCGCAACCGCCGGCTCAAGAAGCGAGCGATGCGGCGCTACCGGGCCGCCGTCCTCGCCTACAAGAAGGCGTACGCGCTCGTGCCGGAGCCGCCGATCGTGTTCGAGCTGGCGGAGGTCTACGAGGCGCGCGGCGACGTGCGGTGGGCGTGGCGCGGCTACGCCCGCTACCTGGAGCTGGCGCCCGATGGCGACCGCGCGCCCGAGGCCGCGGAGCGAGTCGAACGGCTCGCCGCCCAGCTCGACGGCGCCGGCGAGCCCGACGATCCCGACCTCGACCCGACCGACGTATTCGGGCCAGAGCCGGAGCCGCCCGCCGCGCCCGATCCCGAGCCGGAGGTCGCGACCGCCCCCGCGCCGATCGCGGCCGCGCGGCCGCAGACCGCGCCGGCGGACCGGCCCGCCCCGCGGCGCGGACGGTGGCTGCGCTACGGCGGCATCGGCACGGCGATCGCCGGCGGCCTGTTGCTCGGCCTCGGCGTCAAGTACGGGCGGGACGCCGCGGCGGCCAGCGACGCGCTGTCGGCCAAGGAGGGGCCGTGGACGGAGGAAGACCGCCGCCGCATCGACCGCGGCGAGTCGGCGGAGACCAAAGCGATCGCGCTGTCCGTGGCCGGCGCGGCGGCCATCGTCGCCGGCGGTGCGCTGTACTACCTGGGCCTGCGCACCGGCGCGCGCGGCGACGCCGGCGTCTCCGCGGTGCCCACCGCCCTGCCCGGCGGCGCGGGGCTCGCGGTCGAGGGGAGGTTCTAAGTGGCCCCGCGCGCGATCGCGCTCGCCGCCGTCGCCGCCGCGCTCGCCGCCTGCTTCGACCCGGACTACCCGGTCGGCCTGCCGTGTGGACCGGACCGGTTTTGCCCGCCGGGGCAGCAGTGCAGCGCCGACAACGTGTGCGTCGCGCCGGCCTCCGGGGACGCGGGCGCGGCCGCAGACGCGGAGCCGACGGCCGATGCGCGCGACGACGGCGGCCTCGGCCGGCTCCTGTCGATCGACATCGGGCCCGACGTCACGCTCGCGCTGGGCGACACGTACACGTTCACGGTCACCGCGACCTACGAGCGAGGCACCCGCGTCGAAGACAACACGCGGACGATCTGGCGCAGCTCCGACAACGGCGTCGTGTTCGTCGACTTCATGGGCGTCGCCAAGCCGCAGTCCCCGGGCACCGCCACCGTCACCGCCGACTTCGAGGGCCGGGTCGACACCGCCGACGTGACCGTCACGCCGGCGATGTGACGTCCGCGCCGGCGGGCGCACCGCCGTTTTCTCCATCGCACCCCTGCCCGCCGCGGGCGCCGTCCGGTAGGCTGGATCCGCGTGCAACTCGGACAGCGCCTCCTCCGCGCGGGCGAGATCACCGCGGAACAGCTCGACAACGCTCTGCGCCAGCAGGTGGTCTACGGCGCGCGGCTCGGCACGAATCTCATCGAGTTGGGCGCCGCCGAGCCCGACGCGATCGCGCACGCCCTCGCGCGCCAGCTCGGGGTGCCCGCAGCGCTCGAGCGCCACTTCGAACGCCGCGATCCCGCCGCGGCCGAGCGCCTGCCCGCGGTGTTGGCCGCGCGGTACACGGCGCTGCCGCTGGCGTTCGCCAACACGCGCGCCGGCCGCCGCCTCGTCGTGTGCTTCCGCAACCCGACGGACGCCGCCGCGATCGCGGCGGTCGCCGAAGCGGCGCGATCGCCGGTCATCGCGTGCGCCGCGCCGGAACTCGTCCTGTTGTACTGGCTCGAGCGCACCTACGGCATCGCGCGGCCGCCGCGATACCGCGCCGCCCACAAGGGCGCCGCCGCGCCGCTGCCGCGCACGACGTCCGACCGGATGCCCGCGGTCACCCAGGCGAGCCTGCTCGAACAAGCGGGCGTCGACGCGGCCGCGGCCGAAGCCGAGGCGCCGATGCCGGCGCTCGAGCTGGTCGAACTCGACGATCGGCGGGTCGCGCGCGACTACAGCCACTACGCCGCGCCGCCGCGACCCGCGACGGCGTCGCTGCTCGACCTCACCGCTGCGCGCGCCGCCGGCGCGGCGCCGGCGACTGACGGTCCACGGCTCACCGCATCGGCCGCAGCCGACGCGATCGCGCGAGCGACCGACCGGCGAGACATCGCGAATGCCGTGATCGCGTTCGTGCGCGCGCGCTTCGGCGCGGGCGTCATGCTCGTCGTCAAAGAGGGGATGGCGCTGGGCCACGCCGGCTGCGGCGGCGTCTTCACCGCCGAAACGGTCGAGACGATCCTCATTCCGCTGGCCTCGCCGTCGATGTTCCGCGTCGCGTACGAGGCGCAGCGCATCTGCCGGGGCGCACCGCCGGCCTCCGGCAAGGCCATCCACGACCGCTTCTTCAAGCTGTTTCCGCTCGACGGACCGCCGCGCGAAGTTGCCGTCGTACCGATCTGCGTGCGCGATCGCGTCGTCGCCCTGGTCTACGCGCACGCGCCCGGCGGCGGCCCCCTCGACGACGGCGCGGTCGCCGAACTCGAGCAGATCGCGCGCGCCGCCGGCGAGGGCTACGTCCGCTTGATCAAGCGCGCCAAACAGTGACGCGCCGATCAGGTCGCCGCGGTCGGCACGTGGCGCGCCAAGGGCGCGAGCGTCACGGCCGCCGCGACCGCGAGCCCGACGAACAGGTAGAGCACCGCGTCCCAGCCGAACGCGTCGCTCACCCACACCGTGAGCGGCCCTTGCAAGAACCCCCCGAGCGAGCCGACGCCGTTGACGAAGCCGCACGCGGCGCCCGCCCCGTCCGGGCCGCCCGCGTCCTGCGCCGCGGCCCCCGACACGAGGGAGTCGGCGCTAAACAGGAAGACGCCGACGAGCCCCATCGCGACAAAGTTGGCCACCATGCTCGAAGCGCCGACGGCCCGGTACAGCAGCAGCGCGCCGGCCAACAGCACGAACGACGCCATCGCGACGCCGACGCGACGCCGACACAGCAGGCGGTCGGCCACCCACCCGCCCGCGATCACGCCGGCGATCCCGCCCAGGTCGAACGACGTGGACATGTAGCCGGCCGCGGTGTCGCTGTAGTGCAGTTCGCGGCCGAAGTAGTAGGGCAACCAGAACCACAGCGAGTAGCGGATGAACTTGGCGCTGAAGTAGCTCAGCGCCAACAGCCAAATGGTCTTGTGCGCAAACATCGCGCGCCAGGCGGCGCGCCGCCGCAGGCGGGCGGCCGCGCGATCGACCGGCGGCGCCGCGTCCGGATCGCGAAAGCCGACGTCCGACGGCCGATCGCGGACCCACAGCCACACCGCGAACCCCGCGACCGCGACCCACAAACCGGGGCCGATGAACGCGGCGCGCCAGCCGAACCGCCCGAGCAGCGCCGTCGCGAACACGGTCGCCGCGATCGGCCCGACCTGATAGCAGGTACCCCAAAACCCGAGCCACACGCCGCGTTCGGCCGCGCCGAACCAGGACGCGGTGATCCGCCCGTTGCCGGGCCAACCGGTGCTCTGGGCGAGGCCGTTGAGTCCGAAGCCGAGGAGGAGCACCGCCATGGTGCCCGACAGGCCCACCGCCAGCGCGAGCGCGGCGGCGGCGAACATGCCCGCCGCGACCAGTCTCCGCGCGCTCACCGCGTCGCCGACGAAGCCCCACAAGAACTGGCCCCCGGCATACGTGGCCAGATACAGGCTGTCGACCGCCGCGAAGTCGGCCTTGCTGCCGAGGCCGACGTCCTCGATGCGTTTTTTGACGACCGAGAAGTTCTTGCGGGCGATGTAGAACGAAAAGTACGACAGCCACGTGAGGCCGAAAATGCGCAGCCGCCAAGACCGCGGCGCGCCGGGCGCGTCCGACATGCGCCGAA
The sequence above is a segment of the Deltaproteobacteria bacterium genome. Coding sequences within it:
- a CDS encoding MFS transporter yields the protein MSDAPGAPRSWRLRIFGLTWLSYFSFYIARKNFSVVKKRIEDVGLGSKADFAAVDSLYLATYAGGQFLWGFVGDAVSARRLVAAGMFAAAALALAVGLSGTMAVLLLGFGLNGLAQSTGWPGNGRITASWFGAAERGVWLGFWGTCYQVGPIAATVFATALLGRFGWRAAFIGPGLWVAVAGFAVWLWVRDRPSDVGFRDPDAAPPVDRAAARLRRRAAWRAMFAHKTIWLLALSYFSAKFIRYSLWFWLPYYFGRELHYSDTAAGYMSTSFDLGGIAGVIAGGWVADRLLCRRRVGVAMASFVLLAGALLLYRAVGASSMVANFVAMGLVGVFLFSADSLVSGAAAQDAGGPDGAGAACGFVNGVGSLGGFLQGPLTVWVSDAFGWDAVLYLFVGLAVAAAVTLAPLARHVPTAAT